One genomic region from Terriglobus aquaticus encodes:
- a CDS encoding sensor histidine kinase, with translation MKKSLQCIAVAILLAGGVSSKALESDAQLSQLGHTAWRIRDGAFKGAVNGVTQTADGFLWIATDNGLLKYDGVRFTQVGSGTILALQAAQDGSLWFGTGQSLFHLRSGQVEKLQGPDVHVNSIRQDVHGTIWFTRSRSTSGPLCEVVGSKFHCLTAADGVTLPYAEALAADAKGDLWVASGSRLLRDHSGIFREFPHPELSAAETSNGIESLTPRADGSMLVGITRAGAGLGLQSLKDGIWHDAYSDPISSSDWSVTSTLVDRDGTVWVGTSDKGLFRIRQDGIDRFGESDGLSGNAVSSLFEDDEGDVWVGTKKGLDRFRNLAVTTFSTTEGLGSDSVHSVAASLQGGVWVGNKGSLSLLRDGKAINYSPKTGLPGQRVTALLEDHAGRLWVGVDADLYVLEKGRFTRVLDSEGHATGAVVSIEEDTEQNVWVLASRRPYALFRLSSASRALEVQPLGFDPDAIVADPAGGIFIDGGKHGTPLVHFQRGSTETWTPKTVIQRTSFAFAKDGSRWASTFHGVELFNRQESRFLDKSHGLPCNHVFSVVFDKLDNLWVYSECGVISISNSELSKFKTDSRYSVRSHLFDIFDGALPNGADFAPRLTRSTDGRLWFANGTDVQEIDPSHAQHAAAVPNAEIDALVARHVEQAAVSGVNLPALTRDVDLKYTAPALAIPERVRFRYRLDGHDKEWQDSTTLRDAFYTDLRPGRYTFRVVSGDADGNWSRKEAQFSFTILPAWYQTKTFLALCAALGSLVIVLAYRLRIRQIRREAQARYDERLAERTRIARDIHDTLLQTIQGSKMLADTALVQMSEHDQAKPRVQLLSTWLGNAMEEGRTALRSLRTPVIEQQSLASLIEDALDDCALSSKIITALDVAGEPTAMSVCVREEVYRIAYEAITNACLHSEGTRLDVLLTYGEAFELQVKDDGIGIASELVKEGRLGHYGLAGMRERARFLGAVLTFTGSPGEGTEVLLRVPHSRLLENARPSIWVRIARLIRGERH, from the coding sequence GTGAAGAAGAGTCTCCAATGCATTGCGGTGGCAATCCTGCTCGCGGGTGGTGTTTCGAGCAAGGCCCTCGAGTCTGACGCACAGCTTTCGCAATTGGGGCATACAGCATGGCGTATCCGCGACGGCGCCTTCAAGGGTGCCGTGAACGGCGTGACGCAAACAGCCGATGGCTTTCTCTGGATAGCGACCGATAACGGTCTTCTCAAGTACGACGGTGTTCGTTTCACGCAGGTCGGGAGTGGAACCATCCTTGCGCTCCAAGCCGCTCAGGACGGAAGTCTTTGGTTCGGAACGGGACAATCTCTGTTCCACCTGCGTAGTGGTCAGGTTGAGAAGCTTCAAGGCCCCGATGTGCACGTCAACAGCATTCGTCAGGATGTGCATGGAACAATCTGGTTCACGCGGTCGCGGTCCACTTCTGGCCCGCTCTGCGAAGTTGTGGGAAGTAAGTTTCATTGCCTCACTGCTGCTGATGGCGTGACGCTACCTTACGCCGAGGCCCTCGCAGCTGACGCGAAGGGGGATCTGTGGGTGGCAAGCGGGAGTCGTCTCCTCCGTGACCACTCGGGAATTTTTCGAGAGTTTCCTCATCCAGAACTGAGCGCTGCGGAAACCTCGAATGGAATCGAATCGCTCACACCTCGTGCGGACGGCAGCATGCTCGTGGGCATTACAAGAGCCGGGGCGGGGCTCGGCTTGCAAAGCCTCAAAGACGGCATTTGGCATGACGCCTACAGTGATCCCATATCGAGCAGCGATTGGAGCGTAACCTCCACACTCGTTGACCGCGACGGAACGGTTTGGGTCGGCACGTCCGACAAGGGACTGTTCCGGATCAGGCAAGACGGGATCGACCGCTTCGGAGAGAGCGACGGGCTGAGTGGCAATGCCGTCTCCAGCCTGTTCGAGGATGACGAAGGGGATGTCTGGGTAGGAACAAAGAAGGGCTTGGATCGATTTCGGAACCTCGCCGTAACGACATTTTCGACAACCGAGGGTCTGGGGAGCGACTCGGTCCATTCGGTTGCAGCCTCGTTGCAAGGTGGGGTCTGGGTCGGGAACAAGGGCAGCTTGAGCCTGTTGCGCGACGGTAAGGCCATCAACTACTCCCCTAAGACTGGTCTACCCGGACAGCGAGTCACGGCGCTTCTCGAAGATCACGCGGGGCGTCTCTGGGTTGGAGTTGATGCCGACCTGTATGTTCTTGAGAAGGGCCGGTTCACGCGTGTTCTTGACAGTGAAGGCCATGCGACCGGCGCTGTCGTATCGATCGAAGAGGATACTGAACAGAACGTGTGGGTGCTGGCTAGCAGAAGACCCTACGCGCTCTTTCGCCTTTCATCCGCATCGCGTGCGCTCGAAGTTCAGCCTCTCGGATTTGACCCGGACGCCATCGTTGCTGACCCGGCCGGCGGGATCTTCATCGATGGTGGGAAGCATGGAACACCTCTCGTTCACTTTCAGCGCGGATCGACTGAGACGTGGACACCCAAGACGGTGATTCAAAGAACCTCCTTCGCTTTTGCGAAAGATGGGTCCAGATGGGCCAGTACATTCCATGGCGTTGAACTCTTCAACCGTCAGGAGTCCCGGTTTCTCGACAAGTCACACGGTTTGCCATGCAACCACGTTTTCTCGGTCGTCTTCGATAAGTTAGACAATCTCTGGGTGTATTCCGAGTGCGGCGTGATATCCATTTCGAACTCGGAGCTCTCGAAATTCAAAACTGATTCGCGATACAGCGTCAGATCGCATCTCTTCGATATCTTCGACGGTGCCCTTCCGAATGGGGCGGATTTTGCTCCCCGTCTTACGCGGTCGACTGACGGGCGGCTCTGGTTCGCCAACGGGACAGATGTCCAGGAGATTGACCCCAGCCACGCACAGCATGCGGCAGCAGTACCGAACGCAGAGATCGACGCTCTTGTGGCTCGCCATGTGGAACAGGCGGCAGTTTCCGGAGTGAACCTGCCTGCCCTTACGCGTGACGTCGACCTGAAGTACACGGCTCCAGCTTTGGCGATACCGGAGCGAGTGAGATTTCGTTATCGACTCGACGGTCACGATAAGGAGTGGCAGGACTCGACGACGTTGCGAGATGCGTTCTATACGGATCTGCGCCCCGGACGCTACACCTTCCGTGTGGTGAGCGGAGATGCAGACGGCAACTGGAGCCGCAAGGAGGCCCAGTTTTCTTTCACCATCCTTCCTGCCTGGTATCAGACCAAAACATTCCTTGCGCTTTGTGCTGCCTTGGGTTCGCTTGTCATCGTCCTCGCGTATCGACTCAGAATTCGTCAGATCCGCCGGGAAGCGCAGGCGCGTTACGATGAGCGGCTGGCTGAACGGACGAGGATCGCGCGGGATATCCATGACACGCTCCTTCAAACCATCCAAGGGAGCAAGATGCTTGCGGACACGGCGCTGGTGCAGATGTCCGAGCACGATCAAGCGAAACCCCGCGTGCAGCTGTTATCGACCTGGCTCGGAAATGCCATGGAAGAGGGCAGGACTGCACTGCGGTCTCTCCGCACTCCCGTTATCGAGCAGCAATCGCTTGCGAGTCTCATCGAAGATGCGCTGGACGACTGTGCGTTGTCGAGCAAGATCATTACCGCGCTGGACGTAGCTGGTGAACCTACTGCGATGTCGGTATGTGTGCGAGAGGAAGTCTATCGCATCGCGTACGAAGCGATCACAAACGCTTGCTTACATTCTGAGGGGACACGCCTCGACGTCCTTCTGACATACGGAGAAGCATTTGAACTCCAAGTAAAGGATGACGGCATCGGTATCGCGTCCGAGTTGGTCAAAGAGGGGCGTCTCGGGCACTATGGTTTGGCCGGGATGCGAGAGCGAGCGCGCTTCCTCGGTGCTGTTCTGACATTCACGGGCTCGCCCGGAGAAGGCACAGAAGTGCTGCTCCGCGTGCCCCATTCCCGTCTTTTGGAGAACGCACGACCTTCGATTTGGGTCCGTATCGCTCGCCTCATCCGCGGAGAGCGACACTGA
- a CDS encoding cupin domain-containing protein, translating into MQTILNSLPAQEGVRLIKPGEGKPFDLGPVHFQWKVRGEDSAHAYTMFELHLAPGGGVDLHSHASPESFYVLEGQMTFFRVTNGTQEAFVCGPGSTIVIPPNALHALFNKSAAGCRLLDVSTVSHQHFFDAVQAADRNESFASLEAKAAGARLSEIARKNEMYLAPYDVHTQKETE; encoded by the coding sequence ATGCAAACTATTCTCAACAGCCTTCCTGCACAGGAAGGCGTTCGTTTGATCAAGCCCGGTGAAGGAAAGCCCTTCGATCTGGGCCCCGTCCACTTCCAGTGGAAGGTTCGCGGAGAGGATAGCGCTCACGCTTACACGATGTTCGAGCTCCATCTGGCTCCCGGGGGCGGGGTTGATCTGCACAGTCATGCTTCTCCCGAAAGCTTCTATGTGCTGGAAGGTCAAATGACCTTCTTCCGCGTGACGAATGGGACGCAGGAAGCCTTCGTATGCGGTCCCGGGTCGACGATCGTCATCCCTCCGAATGCTCTTCACGCCCTCTTCAACAAGAGCGCTGCCGGTTGCCGGTTACTGGACGTTTCGACGGTTTCTCACCAGCACTTCTTCGATGCCGTACAGGCGGCCGATCGAAACGAGAGCTTTGCGTCCCTCGAAGCGAAAGCAGCGGGAGCTCGCTTGTCAGAGATCGCTCGCAAGAACGAGATGTATCTCGCTCCATATGACGTCCACACGCAGAAGGAGACCGAGTAA
- a CDS encoding response regulator, with protein MDETPRIRILSVEDHPVFREGLRAVLSLQPDMELAAVASNAVEALEQYRRHAPDITLLDLRLPGTDGFATLAEIRKLNPDARVIILTTSEDDADVRRAMRGGASAYVLKSLPMQQLVVTIRSVYSGTKHVPPEFAARMAERFGEERLTDRELEVLKLIRDGRRNKQIASDLRIAEATVNFHIKNISQKLQANDRTHAVMIALRRGLLEI; from the coding sequence ATGGACGAGACGCCCCGAATTCGGATCCTCAGCGTAGAAGATCATCCGGTCTTCCGCGAAGGTCTCCGTGCGGTGCTCAGCCTTCAGCCAGACATGGAGCTCGCCGCAGTGGCTTCAAACGCCGTTGAGGCGTTAGAGCAGTACAGACGCCATGCCCCGGACATCACCCTCTTGGACCTGAGGCTCCCTGGAACTGACGGATTCGCGACTTTGGCGGAAATTCGGAAGTTGAACCCAGATGCGCGCGTCATCATCCTGACGACTTCTGAGGACGATGCGGACGTACGTCGAGCGATGCGCGGGGGCGCCTCTGCTTATGTTTTGAAGAGTCTCCCCATGCAACAGCTCGTCGTTACGATTCGTTCGGTCTACAGCGGAACGAAACACGTGCCGCCTGAGTTCGCAGCACGAATGGCCGAGCGGTTTGGAGAGGAAAGGCTCACAGACCGGGAGCTAGAGGTGCTGAAGCTCATACGCGATGGCCGCCGAAACAAACAGATAGCTTCTGACCTGAGAATCGCCGAAGCAACCGTGAATTTTCACATCAAGAACATCTCGCAGAAATTACAGGCGAACGATCGTACGCACGCGGTGATGATCGCGCTTCGGCGTGGCCTATTGGAGATCTGA
- a CDS encoding oxidoreductase: MSLVWLITGSSRGLGREFAIAALEAGHKVAATARKISDLADLQKTYGEDVLPIALDVTNEEQANEAVRSTIAAFGRLDVLVNNAGYGNVAPVEDTSLAEFREQIETNLFGTIILTKAALPHFREQKGGHFIQVTSIAGRIGPIGRAPYAAAKWGVEGFSETLAKEVAPFGVKVTLVEPGGFRTDFAGASTSLQEGRPEYDETVGKTARFQRDFNGKQPGDPKRAAAALLRIASEQNPPFRLIIGSDAYNAIEKNDLAKIEAAKEWKELSISTDFPRESA, encoded by the coding sequence ATGTCACTGGTATGGCTTATTACGGGAAGTTCCCGAGGTCTCGGACGAGAATTTGCAATCGCTGCTCTTGAGGCAGGTCACAAGGTGGCGGCTACTGCTCGAAAGATCAGTGATCTCGCAGACCTGCAGAAGACATACGGCGAGGATGTGCTCCCGATTGCCTTGGACGTGACCAACGAGGAACAAGCAAACGAAGCCGTACGGAGCACGATCGCCGCATTCGGTCGCCTTGATGTCTTGGTCAACAACGCAGGTTACGGCAATGTCGCGCCTGTCGAGGACACGAGCTTGGCCGAGTTTCGGGAGCAGATTGAGACAAATCTGTTTGGGACGATCATTTTGACAAAGGCTGCACTTCCGCATTTCCGCGAACAGAAGGGCGGGCATTTTATCCAAGTGACCTCGATCGCTGGACGCATCGGACCAATCGGTCGTGCTCCCTACGCTGCTGCGAAGTGGGGCGTGGAGGGATTCTCTGAGACGCTGGCGAAGGAAGTTGCGCCGTTTGGTGTAAAGGTGACCCTTGTTGAGCCCGGCGGATTCCGCACAGATTTTGCTGGTGCCTCCACAAGTCTTCAAGAAGGGCGACCTGAGTACGACGAAACCGTCGGCAAGACGGCTCGCTTCCAACGCGATTTCAATGGCAAGCAACCCGGCGATCCTAAGCGCGCCGCCGCAGCTCTCTTAAGGATCGCGTCTGAACAGAACCCGCCCTTCCGCCTCATCATCGGAAGCGATGCCTACAACGCCATCGAAAAGAACGACCTGGCAAAGATCGAAGCGGCGAAAGAGTGGAAAGAACTGAGCATCTCCACAGACTTCCCCAGGGAAAGTGCCTAG
- a CDS encoding SDR family oxidoreductase → MGRLSGKTALITGGNSGIGLATAKLMAQEGAKVFITGRRQGALTDALKEIGPLGVGIQGDVSKIGDLTRLAAELTAEKVKLDILFANAGAGTVLPIADVTEEHYYQIFDTNVKGVVFTVQKLLPVMNDGGSIVLNSSITESQGMEAFSMYSASKAAVRNLARGWASDLKPRKIRVNAVSPGVVITPGYSGLGMNDEQIKEYAKQSSAKTPAGRTGQPEEIAKAVLFLASDESSFVNAENLVVDGGLSLV, encoded by the coding sequence ATGGGACGACTGAGTGGCAAAACGGCTTTGATCACAGGCGGTAATAGCGGGATTGGGCTTGCAACGGCCAAACTGATGGCGCAAGAGGGTGCAAAGGTCTTCATTACGGGACGCCGGCAAGGAGCCCTAACTGATGCTCTCAAGGAGATCGGTCCTCTAGGGGTAGGAATTCAGGGAGACGTATCTAAGATCGGCGATCTCACCCGCCTGGCGGCTGAACTGACGGCAGAGAAGGTGAAGCTGGACATTCTCTTTGCAAATGCGGGTGCGGGAACTGTTCTTCCCATCGCGGATGTAACGGAAGAGCACTACTACCAGATCTTCGACACAAACGTGAAGGGAGTTGTCTTCACAGTTCAAAAGCTGTTGCCGGTCATGAACGACGGCGGTTCGATCGTCCTGAACTCATCCATCACCGAGAGCCAGGGTATGGAAGCTTTCAGCATGTATTCCGCATCGAAGGCCGCTGTGCGGAATCTCGCTCGTGGATGGGCTAGCGACCTCAAGCCCCGAAAGATACGCGTCAACGCGGTCAGCCCCGGGGTTGTGATCACCCCCGGCTACAGCGGACTGGGCATGAACGACGAACAAATCAAAGAGTATGCCAAGCAGTCTTCTGCGAAGACGCCTGCGGGGCGTACAGGGCAGCCGGAAGAGATCGCCAAAGCCGTCTTGTTTCTGGCATCCGACGAGAGCAGCTTCGTTAATGCAGAGAATCTCGTCGTCGATGGCGGATTATCCCTGGTCTAG
- a CDS encoding antibiotic biosynthesis monooxygenase family protein — protein sequence MFRSFKDTLPSRREIIVGAVAAVVGLRYTKGDSPVKNKLTLVVRFRIPELQQAEFFAKIREVFTHIVQENTFIEASLVQDMRDPESILNYEVWDETPDSFMKDQMKKDYRAAFEKMIVDLKIERTPAWYSTIDDWKRE from the coding sequence ATGTTCCGTTCATTCAAAGACACCCTGCCGAGCCGGCGAGAGATCATCGTCGGCGCCGTCGCTGCAGTGGTCGGACTTCGTTACACGAAAGGCGATTCCCCGGTGAAAAACAAACTCACTCTCGTTGTACGTTTCCGCATTCCCGAGCTTCAACAAGCAGAGTTCTTCGCCAAAATCCGCGAGGTCTTCACTCACATCGTTCAAGAGAACACTTTCATCGAAGCCTCTCTAGTGCAGGACATGCGGGACCCTGAAAGCATCCTGAATTACGAGGTCTGGGACGAGACGCCTGATTCCTTCATGAAGGATCAGATGAAAAAGGACTATCGCGCAGCATTCGAGAAGATGATCGTCGATCTCAAGATCGAGCGGACTCCCGCTTGGTATTCAACGATTGACGACTGGAAGCGTGAGTAG
- a CDS encoding helix-turn-helix domain-containing protein, which yields MRECTHHQAANSTAPTQKRKLFLIQDASRKPSSLAMVHRAGANALLPGPAWIEQDGKRVRILLINPGAGSFVTEGTREDAALTPVCVPPAQLAENGLSPSQFRRVLAFIADRLSRNLKLSDLAREAGLSAAYFSQRFKCSTGTSPHQYLLRLRICKAKTLLEESESPIIDIAAECGFRTQQHFARIFRRLTRVTPTEYRRQRQRSDYASAAPTLLDRRHILSQDDRTPAGSGPLKSGSLDTLPGSAIHP from the coding sequence ATGCGCGAATGCACACATCACCAGGCCGCCAATTCCACTGCACCAACCCAAAAGAGAAAGCTCTTCCTCATACAGGACGCGTCGCGGAAGCCGTCGTCGCTTGCGATGGTGCACCGAGCCGGTGCGAATGCTCTTCTTCCGGGACCGGCCTGGATCGAGCAGGATGGCAAGCGTGTACGCATTCTCCTTATCAACCCCGGCGCCGGATCATTCGTCACTGAAGGGACTCGTGAAGACGCTGCACTTACTCCAGTTTGCGTCCCTCCTGCTCAACTAGCTGAGAACGGCCTCTCTCCTTCGCAATTTCGCCGTGTACTGGCGTTTATCGCCGATCGCCTTAGCCGCAATTTGAAGCTCTCCGACTTGGCCCGTGAGGCTGGCCTGAGCGCTGCCTACTTCTCGCAGCGATTCAAGTGCTCCACGGGTACGTCACCTCACCAGTATTTGTTGCGGCTCCGAATATGTAAGGCAAAAACCCTCCTCGAAGAATCCGAATCTCCGATCATCGATATCGCTGCCGAATGCGGATTTCGGACGCAGCAACACTTCGCCAGAATCTTCAGACGGCTCACGCGCGTTACTCCTACGGAGTACCGGCGTCAGCGCCAGCGGTCTGACTATGCTTCGGCGGCTCCTACCCTGCTTGATCGCCGCCACATCCTTTCCCAGGACGATCGAACGCCTGCTGGAAGCGGGCCGCTGAAAAGCGGAAGTTTGGACACGCTGCCGGGAAGCGCCATTCATCCATAG
- a CDS encoding VOC family protein, translating into MRVLQQAIRIYTERSQWETAIQFYETLQGVPCERRVHIDETNVDAAKVGGVLLLGADQETLDTLRLVTAVYYVDSLDESYSCLKTNGAEILHGPQTVTGGRNLTARHPDGLIVEYFEPAKKKENA; encoded by the coding sequence ATGCGGGTTCTGCAGCAAGCCATACGTATCTACACCGAGCGAAGCCAATGGGAAACAGCGATCCAGTTTTATGAAACGCTTCAGGGAGTTCCGTGCGAACGACGGGTTCACATCGACGAGACGAACGTAGACGCAGCAAAGGTTGGGGGCGTTCTCCTTCTCGGTGCCGATCAAGAGACTCTCGATACGCTTCGCCTTGTAACCGCCGTCTATTATGTCGACTCGCTCGACGAAAGCTATAGCTGCCTCAAGACCAACGGGGCGGAGATCCTGCACGGACCGCAGACTGTCACCGGCGGAAGAAACCTCACCGCTCGTCACCCCGATGGGCTGATAGTCGAGTACTTCGAACCTGCCAAGAAGAAGGAGAACGCGTGA
- a CDS encoding phospholipase D-like domain-containing protein has protein sequence MEFLTDGIGDCLLNTLRKATRVRIASAFFCPGSGTLELLNAVKHLTLVVSEEFTINDPHKLETLTAAIKLSVPPDSDDGKLHAKVFIADMPNGDAWVLIGSANLTEQGLFYNQEACIALDSARPEDRRHITDAQHWFELLEKRARPINMIQAKAIWKTRSQQRLSTVAKSNQPAPSYWAIKTTEGGNTHSIEHWDMFERESVIALGWEAVAVDPSAVDDETLQQAVAQAFPDMKPRSRSFAARTLRNFTAMPVGSLVMICHGYSSTAKDHNLVKVYAFARVADDLKAVPFVAGEWRFRRPVIMQIVHKTLTVGMMRKLLELGSFMTTLHELDRSGVEAVAQELGIQIGV, from the coding sequence ATGGAATTTCTGACAGACGGAATTGGGGACTGCTTACTCAACACTCTGCGTAAGGCAACCCGGGTTCGCATCGCGAGCGCGTTCTTCTGCCCTGGTAGCGGGACTCTTGAACTGCTGAACGCCGTAAAACATTTAACGCTAGTTGTCTCGGAAGAGTTCACGATCAACGATCCGCACAAGCTGGAAACGTTGACGGCAGCGATAAAGCTATCGGTCCCACCAGATAGCGACGACGGCAAACTGCACGCAAAGGTGTTCATCGCGGATATGCCAAACGGCGATGCCTGGGTTCTCATCGGTTCTGCCAATCTGACAGAACAGGGACTGTTCTACAACCAGGAGGCATGCATCGCCTTGGACTCGGCCAGGCCCGAAGATCGCAGGCACATCACGGACGCGCAACATTGGTTTGAGCTTCTTGAGAAGCGCGCCAGGCCAATCAACATGATCCAGGCAAAGGCAATCTGGAAAACGCGCAGCCAGCAGCGTCTGAGCACCGTAGCCAAGTCAAACCAACCGGCCCCCTCATATTGGGCCATCAAGACGACGGAGGGCGGTAACACCCACTCGATTGAGCATTGGGATATGTTCGAACGCGAAAGCGTCATCGCTCTTGGATGGGAAGCGGTGGCGGTTGATCCGTCTGCCGTAGACGACGAGACACTCCAACAGGCTGTAGCTCAAGCCTTCCCGGACATGAAGCCGCGTTCCAGGAGCTTCGCTGCGCGAACACTTCGCAATTTCACTGCAATGCCCGTTGGATCACTCGTGATGATCTGCCATGGGTATTCGTCGACCGCGAAGGATCACAATCTTGTGAAGGTTTACGCTTTTGCGCGCGTCGCCGACGATCTCAAAGCCGTTCCCTTTGTCGCTGGGGAATGGCGGTTCAGGCGCCCCGTGATAATGCAGATTGTACACAAGACCTTGACCGTGGGGATGATGCGCAAGCTACTCGAGCTTGGCAGCTTTATGACGACGCTGCACGAGCTGGATCGTAGCGGCGTCGAAGCCGTGGCGCAGGAACTAGGGATACAGATTGGAGTGTAG
- a CDS encoding RES family NAD+ phosphorylase has translation MIAYRIADARHPIFDGTGAMLRGGRWNSIGQRVIYAAESYAGAMLEILVHANLTLPPKHHQVVRIAMPESVAIETLSPSALPGWDAEDVTTARAFGDAWLREGRTAVLRVPSVVTEGREYNILINQAHSAARLIEASAPERVRWDTRLFTR, from the coding sequence ATGATCGCGTACCGGATCGCGGATGCGCGCCACCCGATCTTTGACGGAACCGGGGCCATGCTCCGGGGAGGCCGTTGGAACTCCATTGGTCAGCGCGTCATCTATGCCGCCGAAAGCTATGCCGGCGCGATGCTTGAAATCCTTGTGCACGCCAATCTGACGCTCCCTCCCAAGCATCATCAGGTCGTCCGGATCGCCATGCCGGAGAGTGTCGCGATCGAGACTCTATCGCCGTCTGCGCTGCCAGGTTGGGATGCCGAGGATGTGACTACGGCACGAGCTTTTGGTGATGCGTGGCTTCGGGAGGGTCGAACCGCAGTTCTCCGTGTGCCAAGCGTCGTCACCGAAGGACGCGAGTACAACATTCTCATTAACCAAGCCCATAGTGCCGCCAGATTGATCGAAGCTTCCGCTCCCGAACGGGTACGCTGGGACACTCGATTGTTTACACGTTGA
- a CDS encoding zinc-binding dehydrogenase, whose translation MKSWKIDRLGGKLTFVDVPMPDVRPGSVLVRVQSQALMSYLKPYVEGKLPAYRAPEDFTPGGNAIGTVEAVGADVWHLKKGQRVVTSSHLVARENVPEPGQILIGVTSPGGIGEALQSSWKDGTLAEYVLLPAQVVTPIDGLDHYDSPQLAAITRCIVPFGGLARGRLQAGETVVVNGASGAYGSAATLVAVAMGASRVVAAGRSRETLDKLAKAGGDRVIPVVLTGDVTKDTEALRSAANGGAHLAFDQVGNAKDPHSTLAALGSLYRWGRIVLMGSSAVPIPINYLQLMFNNWEIIGNFMHPRGAYLPLLSLVRSGQLDLKPIQPKVFSLPDLEPAMEYAGKAGSLELTVVTSSNQA comes from the coding sequence ATGAAGTCATGGAAGATTGACCGCTTGGGCGGCAAACTCACTTTCGTTGACGTTCCTATGCCGGATGTTCGCCCCGGAAGTGTGCTGGTTCGTGTCCAGTCGCAAGCTCTGATGTCTTATCTGAAGCCCTATGTGGAGGGGAAGCTGCCCGCCTATCGTGCCCCAGAAGACTTCACTCCCGGCGGCAATGCGATCGGAACAGTCGAGGCCGTCGGTGCTGATGTCTGGCACCTCAAGAAGGGCCAGCGAGTCGTAACGTCGAGTCACCTGGTCGCACGGGAGAACGTACCGGAGCCAGGACAGATTCTGATCGGTGTAACTTCCCCGGGAGGTATCGGAGAGGCCCTTCAAAGCTCTTGGAAGGACGGCACTCTTGCGGAGTACGTTCTTCTACCCGCTCAGGTCGTCACGCCGATCGACGGGCTTGATCACTATGACTCCCCGCAACTGGCCGCCATCACCCGCTGCATCGTTCCGTTTGGAGGATTGGCACGGGGAAGACTCCAAGCGGGAGAGACGGTGGTGGTCAACGGTGCCAGTGGGGCTTACGGGAGCGCCGCAACTCTCGTCGCCGTTGCAATGGGGGCGAGTCGCGTGGTCGCGGCTGGGCGCAGCAGGGAAACGCTCGATAAGCTTGCTAAGGCTGGCGGCGATCGAGTGATTCCCGTCGTCCTTACTGGCGATGTGACGAAGGACACGGAGGCTCTGCGAAGCGCTGCCAACGGCGGCGCCCATTTAGCTTTCGATCAAGTTGGAAACGCGAAGGACCCACATTCCACGTTAGCGGCCCTTGGTTCACTCTATCGCTGGGGGCGCATCGTCCTCATGGGCAGCAGCGCCGTTCCGATTCCAATCAACTATCTTCAATTGATGTTCAACAACTGGGAGATCATCGGGAACTTCATGCACCCCCGAGGGGCGTACCTGCCCCTTCTGTCGTTGGTTCGATCCGGCCAACTGGATCTGAAGCCGATCCAACCGAAAGTCTTCTCGTTGCCGGACCTGGAACCCGCAATGGAGTACGCGGGCAAGGCGGGCAGCTTGGAATTGACTGTGGTGACTTCCAGCAACCAGGCGTAA
- a CDS encoding antitoxin Xre/MbcA/ParS toxin-binding domain-containing protein, whose protein sequence is MIEPQSIAEILGLGPSIRTVSELESAVSAGLPKRSLEKLSTRLYEDRRVANAYKFKVVPAATWKRRTRRLSVDESERTERLARVLAQAEYAWDDRDQAREWMNKPHRELNDRTPLEVARTELGARRVEDLLEKLFYGLPV, encoded by the coding sequence ATGATCGAACCCCAATCCATTGCTGAGATCCTCGGGCTCGGACCTTCCATCCGGACCGTCAGTGAACTGGAGTCTGCCGTCTCGGCCGGGCTCCCGAAACGCTCCCTAGAAAAGCTGTCCACTCGTCTTTACGAGGATCGTCGTGTGGCGAACGCCTACAAGTTCAAGGTTGTGCCAGCGGCAACGTGGAAGCGGCGGACCAGGCGTCTCTCCGTAGACGAGAGCGAGCGGACCGAGAGGCTGGCGCGCGTGCTCGCACAAGCAGAGTACGCCTGGGATGATCGGGATCAAGCGCGCGAGTGGATGAACAAGCCACACCGCGAGCTCAATGACCGAACTCCCCTTGAAGTGGCTCGCACGGAGCTCGGCGCGCGCCGTGTCGAAGACCTGCTCGAGAAACTCTTCTACGGACTCCCCGTCTAG